The Cervus elaphus chromosome 32, mCerEla1.1, whole genome shotgun sequence region TCACACTGCCTTATTCTCTTATTTAGTGGGAAGTGACCTTGACGCAGGCAGGATATGCGGCTACGGGACTGCTCGCTGCCGGAGGAACTGTAAGAAACACGAGTTCAAAGTTGGAAAATGCCCCAACACCTATCCGTGCTGTTTGAAAAAGTGGAATGGCAACTCACCGAATCCTTTGAAGGACAGAAAGCCGAAGGGAGCCTGGCTCCTAGAAATGGCCGCCAGCCAGACCTCTGAGCCTCCCTTCTCCGGGCCGTCCCGCTGGACCGTCCCCAGCGGAACCAGTCTGGTGGAGTGAGGGCCGGCCGAGGGCGCTCACGCGTGCAGAGCCGAGGCGGGAGCAGTGAGCACAGGGCCTCTGCCTGACGGCGGCGGGCAGCAGTGCAGGTCCCATGAACGCCTCAGTACTTCAAAAGATGAGCCAGAAGCAGGTCCAATCCGCCACAAGCCTAAGTGAACACCGTTTTATTCTTTTGCCTGAATCATACTGAATGATCTTGTAACATTGGGTTTCTTTTCTGTCAGCAGTCCCTGCTCAATAGTTATACGTgtcttttattaattaaaatggaataaatCAATACTGAGTGCAATTTGTCTGGCATACCTTGCAATTCAAAACACAGACCTCCAGGGAGACAAACCCGAGATGCTCTGCGAGAAGGGTTGACCCCAGTGGATGTGTGTGGAGGGTTCCATCCGGCAGATGGCAGCAGTGAGTGATTCCGCCCCGGGCTGGGTGGACGCTCAGGGCTGCCTTAGCCTGAAAAGTGAGAGGTGTGATAAAACACTGGACCTGGGTTTCCTGCCCAAACTGCATTTCAGTGAGTAGACCAGCTAATAAATGAAGGAGGCGTGATAGAGAATATTACTATTTTGCAAACACCCAGGGAAAGAGTGAGCTGCTAACGGATGTCAACAGCCACTAAAATGAGAACAACAATCCTGGATTTGGTGTCTCCTAATAGAGGAGCTCAATGCCACCTGTGAGCTGTGAGGCTGATTGTCCCCTTTCTCCCCAAAATGAAAAATGACCCTTCCTGTTAGTGTCGCCCAGCGTCAACATGGGCTCAGTCTTGTTTTTTCCTCAGTAAGCTTCCTTGGTTGTTTCCAAAAACACTCACCATGTTTTATCACATCGTGGGAAAATACTTTGCAATATATAACTCAGAgaaaagaactatttttttttttaatgtgaccaGAGGGTTCTTACCATACCTGGAAAATTCAGTGCCAACTCCTTAACACCGTTTAAGAGCCAACCAGAGTTCTAATGGCGCTGGTCTGCTTCAGGCAGAGTTGTTTTCTTATAGGCAAAGCAAACGTGTAGAAATAAGTTGCCCATATACAGTAAAACTTGCATCGATTTTGAAGATACAGTCTGAGGACAAGATAGCAGTACTGTGACAGCTTTATTTATGTCATTTTAACGAACAGCAGTGCTTTAGCCATCAGCACTTGAAACTGGTGGTTTTCCCTTAAAGCCATTTTTCttgcctctctcctcttcctcctcctcctctcttcacCTGACATATCTTATTCACCAAACCTACCCAAAGCATTCAGGCATATTATTTACTTCCTGAGAAAAATGGCTCAATGTTTGTTCCGCTAGTGGTGGGAAAATAATGCATCTATCTACCTGTGTGCTTTTGTGAGTAGGAAGTTACTGCGGCTGCAGCCCCTCCCAGCTGGCACCCCCAGCCCGGCTATAAACAAAGCCCTCCTTGCCGCCCACCCGCCCTCAGCCAGCCCTGGACGTCCCAGCTGCAGCCCCCTCGGTGACATGAAGCAATTCCTTGCTCCATCCACTCTTCTCCTTGTGGTTCTGCTCTTTCCAGGTAAATCAGAAACGGGACCTGGGCCTGAGGGCTGGGGTCTCTCTGAGATGGTCATTTCCAGGGTAGGAGTCCCCTGGGCCTTGAACAACCCAGCTCTGGGAGCCCGTCTCCTGGCGGGTTGCTCAGCAAGTATCTCTGCCTGAGTTTGTGAacaacactttttctttttttggtgcaccctgaagcttgtgggatcttagttcccagaccagggatcaaacccataccccctgcatgggaaggcggagtcttaaccactggacctccaggggagtCCTGTCAATGACACTCTGAAGGGGCTGGTGGTGCAGCTTCCAGGAGAGAGGCTCCCAGTGCTGACTGTGCTTTCTCATCCTTTTAGCACCTCCTTCCCTTACAGAGAAGGACAGTGTGTGTCTGGAAGGACCTTGACATTCAGGGGGTCTCCACGACTACCTTGGTGACAGCCTGGCGGCTGCTCAGCTTGACATCCACCCGGACtcaggctctgccacttcccattTCAGACATCACtcatctctgtctctgcctctcacGTGCACAGGTCACATTTGCCCCTCTTCCGGCCCACTCCACCCATCT contains the following coding sequences:
- the DEFB104B gene encoding beta-defensin 104, which gives rise to MRILVLLLTTFLLLSQGSPMGSDLDAGRICGYGTARCRRNCKKHEFKVGKCPNTYPCCLKKWNGNSPNPLKDRKPKGAWLLEMAASQTSEPPFSGPSRWTVPSGTSLVE